In the Phaseolus vulgaris cultivar G19833 chromosome 7, P. vulgaris v2.0, whole genome shotgun sequence genome, one interval contains:
- the LOC137830293 gene encoding serine/threonine-protein kinase CTR1: protein MEMPARRSNYSLLSQFPDDQFSGASAPSSSGDGKTGRAGKLDRVSEWDLIADHRAGQQGANRIGNLYSSVGLQRQSSGSSYGESSLSGGGDFYAPTLSTAAASDVDAFGYFHDERSKFSDAPARIAGSFGKSWAQQTEESYQLQLALALRLSSDATCADDPNFLDPMPDDGALRLSSSAEAVSHRFWVNGCLSYSDKIPDGFYLIHGMDSFVWTVCTDLHENGRIPSVDMLKSVNPSIVSSVEVVLVDQNSDPSLRDLQNRAHNISCSSITTSDVVDQLSKLVCNRMGGSASVGEDNLVSIWRDCSNDLKDCLGSVVIPIGSLSVGLCRHRAILFKVLADAIDLPCRIAKGCKYCKRDDASSCLVRFGLEREYLVDLIGKPGHLSEPDSLLNGPTSISFSSPLRFPRLKPAEPTIDFRSLAKQYFSDCLSLELVFDNSSAEQFDGKYKDRNNPRPISTDSNRSSHLPLHPQDSHLSTREQFSETYLPCDAPQNIVDSTVGKYPPPIKHKRPVGIPTPLALTNTNDDMIEGKRFIEGSQLIPSKHTRELTLDMEDLDIPWSDLVLREKIGSGSFGTVHRAEWNGSDVAVKILMEQDFHAERFQEFLREVSIMKRLRHPNIVLFMGAVTQPPNLSIVTEYLSRGSLYRLLHRSGAKEVLDERRRLSMAYDVAKGMNYLHKRNPPIVHRDLKSPNLLVDKKYTVKVCDFGLSRLKANTFLSSKSAAGTPEWMAPEVLRDEPSNEKSDIYSFGVILWELATLQQPWVNLNPAQVVAAVGFKGKRLEIPRDVNPQVAALIEGCWANEPWKRPSFASIMDSLRPLLKPPTPQPGRPNMSLLT from the exons ATGGAAATGCCTGCTAGAAGATCCAACTACTCGCTCCTCAGCCAATTTCCTGACGACCAGTTTTCCGGCGCCTCCGCACCGTCCTCCTCGGGCGACGGAAAGACCGGCCGCGCGGGCAAGTTGGACCGCGTATCCGAGTGGGACCTCATCGCCGATCACAGGGCGGGTCAGCAGGGGGCCAACCGGATCGGAAACCTGTACTCCTCGGTCGGCCTGCAGAGGCAGTCCAGCGGGAGCAGCTACGGCGAGAGCTCGCTCTCCGGCGGCGGCGACTTTTACGCTCCGACGCTGTCTACGGCAGCGGCCAGTGACGTTGACGCCTTCGGCTATTTCCACGACGAGCGGAGCAAGTTCTCCGATGCTCCGGCGAGGATCGCGGGGTCCTTCGGGAAGAGCTGGGCACAGCAGACGGAGGAGAGCTACCAGCTGCAGCTCGCGCTCGCGCTGCGTCTCTCGTCGGATGCCACGTGCGCGGATGATCCCAATTTCCTCGATCCGATGCCGGACGATGGGGCCTTGCGACTCTCGTCATCGGCGGAGGCGGTTTCGCATAGGTTTTGG GTGAATGGCTGTCTGTCATACTCTGACAAAATTCCAGATGGCTTTTACTTGATTCACGGGATGGATTCCTTTGTATGGACTGTGTGTACTGATCTGCATGAAAATGGCCGAATTCCTTCAGTTGATATGCTGAAGTCTGTGAATCCCAGCATTGTTTCTTCAGTTGAAGTAGTTTTGGTAGATCAAAACAGTGACCCCAGCTTAAGAGATCTGCAAAATAGAGCTCATAACATTTCTTGTAGCAGCATAACAACTTCAGATGTTGTAGATCAGCTTTCCAAGCTGGTTTGCAACCGTATGGG GGGATCAGCTTCTGTTGGGGAGGATAATCTTGTTTCCATCTGGAGGGATTGCAGTAATGATCTTAAAGATTGCCTAGGATCTGTTGTTATTCCTATAGGTAGTCTATCTGTTGGCCTCTGCAGGCATCGTGCTATATTATTCAAA GTACTAGCTGACGCCATTGATTTGCCATGTCGAATTGCAAAGGGCTGTAAATATTGCAAAAGGGATGATGCCTCATCTTGTCTTGTACGATTTGGGCTCGAGAG GGAATATCTTGTTGATTTAATTGGAAAGCCAGGACACTTATCTGAGCCTGATTCCTTGCTCAATGGTCCAACTTCCATCTCATTTTCTTCACCCTTGCGCTTTCCACGACTTAAACCAGCTGAACCTACCATTGATTTCAGGTCACTGGCCAAACAGTATTTCTCGGACTGTCTGTCTCTTGAGCTCGTCTTTGACAACAGTTCTGCAG AGCAGTTTGATGGGAAGTACAAAGACAGGAATAACCCCAGGCCAATTTCAACAGACAGCAATAGAAGTTCCCACCTTCCTCTCCATCCCCAAGATTCTCATCTGAGTACACGTGAACAATTTTCTGAAACATATCTACCATGTGATGCTCCTCAGAACATTGTAGACTCGACAGTGGGAAAGTATCCACCACCAATAAAGCATAAGCGTCCTGTTGGTATACCTACCCCGTTAGCACTTACAAATACTAATGATGACATGATTGAGGGCAAGAGGTTTATTGAAGGAAGTCAACTGATTCCTAGTAAACATACTCGAGAGCTTACGCTTGACATGGAGGATTTGGACATCCCGTGGAGTGATCTTGTTTTAAGAGAGAAAATTGGGTCAG GTTCTTTTGGAACTGTACATCGTGCTGAGTGGAATGGCTCA GATGTTGCTGTGAAAATTTTGATGGAACAGGATTTTCATGCTGAGCGCTTCCAGGAGTTCCTGAGGGAG GTTTCAATAATGAAACGTTTGCGGCATCCAAACATTGTTTTGTTTATGGGGGCAGTCACACAGCCCCCTAACTTATCAATTGTCACGGAATATTTGTCAAG GGGTAGCTTATATAGGCTGTTGCATAGATCTGGTGCCAAAGAGGTGTTGGATGAGAGGCGTAGGCTTAGTATGGCTTATGATGTG GCAAAGGGGATGAATTATCTTCATAAACGTAATCCTCCCATTGTTCACAGAGATCTGAAATCTCCAAACCTTCTCGTTGACAAAAAATATACAGTGAAG GTTTGTGATTTTGGGCTTTCCCGTCTGAAGGCCAATACGTTTCTCTCATCTAAGTCAGCTGCTGGGACT CCCGAGTGGATGGCTCCAGAGGTTCTTCGTGATGAGCCATCAAATGAGAAGTCAGATATTTACAGCTTTGGTGTAATCTTATGGGAGCTTGCAACATTGCAACAGCCATGGGTTAATTTAAATCCAGCACAG GTTGTGGCAGCTGTTGGTTTTAAGGGAAAAAGACTTGAGATCCCACGTGATGTGAATCCCCAAGTAGCTGCCCTAATCGAGGGTTGCTGGGCTAA TGAGCCTTGGAAACGACCTTCTTTTGCGAGTATTATGGATTCTTTGAGGCCATTGCTCAAACCCCCTACACCTCAACCTGGTCGTCCGAACATGTCATTACTCACCTGA